The Thermoanaerobacterium sp. PSU-2 genome contains the following window.
ACGTCTTCTACCATCTGTCCCATGCTCATTTCTATGGTTAGGTAGGCTTTTACGTGATCTCTTGTTTTTTTGAATGGTTCTTCTGGAAATGGCCATAGTGATATGGGCCTTATTAAGCCTACTTTGATGTTTTCTCTTTTTGCTAATTCGATTACGTTTTTGGCGACTCTTGCTATTGTGCCGTATGCTACAAGTATTATTTCTGCTTCTTCACAGTTTGTCATTTCATATCGTACTTCTTCTTTTGCTGCTTTTTCGTATTTTTTGAATATTTCTATGTTGTGTTTTTCTAATACTTGTGGGTCTAATTCTAATGAGTTTATGATGTTTCTTTTGTTTCTTGTTCCCATGCCTGTTGTGGCCCATGGTTTTTCTTCTATTTTGTTTTCTTCTTTTTTTAGGATGTCAAAGTCTACTGGTTCCATCATTTGGCCTAACATGCCGTCTCCTAATATCATTACGGGGTTTCTGTATTTGTCAGCTATGTGGAATGCTTGTTGTACTAGTTCTGCCATTTCTTGTATTGTTGATGGTGCCAAGACTATGAGCTTGTAGTCTCCATGTCCTCCTCCTTTTGTGGCTTGAAAGTAGTCTGATTGGGATGGCTGTATTCCTCCTAATCCTGGTCCCCCTCTCATTATGTTGGCTATTACGCATGGTAC
Protein-coding sequences here:
- the vorB gene encoding 3-methyl-2-oxobutanoate dehydrogenase subunit VorB; the encoded protein is CRHYFGYPITPQNEVTAYMAKRMPEVGGVFLQAESEVSAINMVYGAGGAGARVLITSSSPGISLMQEGISYIAGAEVPCVIANIMRGGPGLGGIQPSQSDYFQATKGGGHGDYKLIVLAPSTIQEMAELVQQAFHIADKYRNPVMILGDGMLGQMMEPVDFDILKKEENKIEEKPWATTGMGTRNKRNIINSLELDPQVLEKHNIEIFKKYEKAAKEEVRYEMTNCEEAEIILVAYGTIARVAKNVIELAKRENIKVGLIRPISLWPFPEEPFKKTRDHVKAYLTIEMSMGQMVEDV